The following proteins are co-located in the Microplitis demolitor isolate Queensland-Clemson2020A chromosome 5, iyMicDemo2.1a, whole genome shotgun sequence genome:
- the LOC103580463 gene encoding homeobox protein Nkx-2.5-like isoform X2 yields the protein MAASYDDCYDSSWHLIPPDYVCNEDDYRFFESIKTPVASRTSSGFHISDILELNEAKPTAQDDSHTTTILPSSDVSLTYQQLLEHAVQHGNLTRNSLPPPPPPTTLPPPGLLGWPTGPILPVSVPQTLAEMTVHQQQQQQQQQPDSTSPTISDLSFPSSQPDNGNDSSKDEEQDFEEVEEPMDDHNDDKSSSSRTHELNDHHSGHCGKKQRKRRVLFSKAQTYELERRFRQQRYLSAPEREHLASIIQLTPTQVKIWFQNHRYKTKRAQNERVEAGASGCSPRRVAVPVLVRDGKPCQSKLVESTYSASGQVTMASPYMQKPFWW from the exons ATTTTTCGAGAGTATCAAAACACCAGTGGCATCGAGAACCAGTTCAGGTTTTCATATAAGTGATATATTGGAATTAAATGAAGCTAAACCGACGGCACAAGATGATAGTCACA cGACAACAATTCTTCCAAGTAGTGATGTCTCGTTGACTTATCAACAACTTTTAGAACACGCAGTACAGCATGGAAATTTGACTCGAAATTCGTTACCACCCCCGCCACCCCCAACGACATTGCCACCACCTGGACTATTAGGATGGCCGACGGGACCAATTTTGCCAGTGTCAGTTCCCCAAACATTAGCTGAAATGACTG ttcatcaacagcagcagcaacaacagcaacagccCGACTCGACTAGTCCAACAATATCCGACTTGTCATTTCCATCATCGCAGCCGGACAACGGAAACGACTCGTCCAAAGACGAAGAGCAAGATTTTGAAGAAGTCGAAGAACCGATGGATGATCACAATGACGATAAATCCTCGTCATCGCGAACCCATGAACTAAATGATCATCATAGCGGCCATTGCGGCAAGAAACAGCGTAAACGCAGGGTACTATTTTCCAAGGCACAAACTTATGAATTGGAACGGCGGTTTCGTCAGCAGAGGTATCTAAGCGCACCGGAACGTGAACATCTAGCCTCGATAATACAGCTAACTCCGACGCAGGTCAAAATTTGGTTCCAAAACCATAGGTATAAAACGAAACGTGCCCAAAATGAACGCGTGGAAGCGGGCGCAAGTGGATGTTCACCCCGCAGAGTTGCGGTACCGGTACTAGTAAGAGACGGAAAGCCTTGTCAGTCGAAATTAGTCGAATCGACGTATTCGGCTAGTGGTCAAGTTACCATGGCTTCGCCGTACATGCAAAAACCATTTTGGtggtga
- the LOC103580463 gene encoding homeobox protein Nkx-2.5-like isoform X1: MSDKNKILPWHLLPYPANILNHWYNQIALNSRFFESIKTPVASRTSSGFHISDILELNEAKPTAQDDSHTTTILPSSDVSLTYQQLLEHAVQHGNLTRNSLPPPPPPTTLPPPGLLGWPTGPILPVSVPQTLAEMTVHQQQQQQQQQPDSTSPTISDLSFPSSQPDNGNDSSKDEEQDFEEVEEPMDDHNDDKSSSSRTHELNDHHSGHCGKKQRKRRVLFSKAQTYELERRFRQQRYLSAPEREHLASIIQLTPTQVKIWFQNHRYKTKRAQNERVEAGASGCSPRRVAVPVLVRDGKPCQSKLVESTYSASGQVTMASPYMQKPFWW, translated from the exons ATTTTTCGAGAGTATCAAAACACCAGTGGCATCGAGAACCAGTTCAGGTTTTCATATAAGTGATATATTGGAATTAAATGAAGCTAAACCGACGGCACAAGATGATAGTCACA cGACAACAATTCTTCCAAGTAGTGATGTCTCGTTGACTTATCAACAACTTTTAGAACACGCAGTACAGCATGGAAATTTGACTCGAAATTCGTTACCACCCCCGCCACCCCCAACGACATTGCCACCACCTGGACTATTAGGATGGCCGACGGGACCAATTTTGCCAGTGTCAGTTCCCCAAACATTAGCTGAAATGACTG ttcatcaacagcagcagcaacaacagcaacagccCGACTCGACTAGTCCAACAATATCCGACTTGTCATTTCCATCATCGCAGCCGGACAACGGAAACGACTCGTCCAAAGACGAAGAGCAAGATTTTGAAGAAGTCGAAGAACCGATGGATGATCACAATGACGATAAATCCTCGTCATCGCGAACCCATGAACTAAATGATCATCATAGCGGCCATTGCGGCAAGAAACAGCGTAAACGCAGGGTACTATTTTCCAAGGCACAAACTTATGAATTGGAACGGCGGTTTCGTCAGCAGAGGTATCTAAGCGCACCGGAACGTGAACATCTAGCCTCGATAATACAGCTAACTCCGACGCAGGTCAAAATTTGGTTCCAAAACCATAGGTATAAAACGAAACGTGCCCAAAATGAACGCGTGGAAGCGGGCGCAAGTGGATGTTCACCCCGCAGAGTTGCGGTACCGGTACTAGTAAGAGACGGAAAGCCTTGTCAGTCGAAATTAGTCGAATCGACGTATTCGGCTAGTGGTCAAGTTACCATGGCTTCGCCGTACATGCAAAAACCATTTTGGtggtga